A region of the Corynebacterium endometrii genome:
GCATCGCGTGGCTGGCTACCCAGCAGGTCATTACCCCCATTCGCTCCGCCTCCCGCATCGCCCAGCGGTTTGCGGCCGGCCATTTGCGCGAGCGCATGGTGGTGGAAAGCGAAGACGAAATGGGCAGCCTGGCCGCTTCCTTCAACGACATGGCGGACAAGCTGTCCAGGCAAATCACCCAGCTGGAGGAGTACGGAAATCTGCAGCGGCAGTTTACTTCGGACGTCTCTCATGAGCTGCGCACGCCCCTGACCACGGTGCGCCTGGCGGCGGACATGATCGCGGCGGATCCGGATTCACTGGAACCGGGCCCGCGTCGCGCGTCCGAGCTCATGATCCGCGAGCTGGACCGCTTCGAGGAACTGCTCGCCGATCTGCTTGAGATCTCCCGCCACGATGCCGGTGTGGCGGATCTGTCCTCCGCGCCGATTGACGCGCGCTCCTGCGTCGATTCCGCGTGGGGACAGGTGGAGCACCTGGCGCGGGAATTGGACGTGGAAGTCACCTTAAACCTGCCGGATGAACCCGTCACGGTGGAAGGGGATTCCCGCAGAATCGAGCGCGTGCTGCGCAACCTGCTGGCCAACGCCATCGATCACTCGGAGGGCAAGCCAGTGGTCCTGGACATGGTGGCGAATGAGACCGCGGTGGGTATCGCCGTTACGGACCACGGCGTGGGGCTGAAACCGGGGCAGGAGGAGCTGGTGTTCAACCGCTTCTGGCGTGCCGATGCCTCCCGTAAGCGCCATTCCGGTGGCACAGGCCTTGGCCTCGCAATCGCCCGCGAGGACGCGGCGCTGCACGGCGGCACCCTGGACGCCGTGGGCATGGTGGGGGTCGGTTCGCGATTCCGCCTGATCCTCCCACGCACGCCGCTGGGCCCAATCGAAGAGGAACCGATCGCCCTAGAAATCCCGCACGCGCCGCAGGCTCCCGAGCCCGCTGAGCCGGGCGAAGGCGGGCCGGCTATCGCGGGTATCGCGGAAAGCCCAGGGCTTACCGAACCGGCTTCAGAAACCTCGCCAGAGGAGGGCAAGCCCTATGCCAAACCGGATTGGCGGAAGGACTCGTGATGAAAAGGCCTCTTAAGCATCTTCGCCGGGCGGCCCTGAGCGTCACCGCGTGCGCCGCGGTGGCCTCGCTGGGGGCGTGCTCGACGCTGCCGCGGGATACCAATCCCGAGGTTTTGTACTCCCTTGAAGCGGCCCCGGATGAACAGCCCGCGGTGGGGCCGCAACCGGGGCAGGAGCCGGACCTGCTGCTGCGTTCCTTCTTCACCGCCGCGGCTATCCCGGCGGGCGATTACGAGGCCGCGCGCAGTTTCCTCACCGCCGATGCGGCAAGCAGGTGGAGCCCCCAGGGGGACGTGTTACTCGTCGACGCTATTGACCTGACCACGGTCGCCGGCGCGTCCGAGTCCGACCAGCGCACCTTCGCCGTGCGCGGTTCGGTGATTGGTTCGCTCGCAGGCGGCCTCTACACCCCGCAGACCGGAACCTATGAGGCGGAGATCGAGATGACCCAGGTCGATGGCGAGTGGCGCATCGCGGACCTGCCCAGCGGCGTGGTCATCGAGAGGACCGAGCTGCGCAATCAATACCAGCCGCAGGCGCTGTACTTTTTCGATCG
Encoded here:
- the mtrB gene encoding MtrAB system histidine kinase MtrB → MQVRVLGLILAASTVVMLILTYALITVLTQRLVDQKIDVASQELDRARVAVEQQVNATGSANSVQVRINSARASLTQLSARAGETQAAYEPVIVVQNNDGSVTTSPEGFRIPENLRTLVSQDQVSYQFITTERSDGGTYNALIMGTPAETDIRGVQVYLVMSMESEESTLALLRGLLSAAAVVVVVLLVGIAWLATQQVITPIRSASRIAQRFAAGHLRERMVVESEDEMGSLAASFNDMADKLSRQITQLEEYGNLQRQFTSDVSHELRTPLTTVRLAADMIAADPDSLEPGPRRASELMIRELDRFEELLADLLEISRHDAGVADLSSAPIDARSCVDSAWGQVEHLARELDVEVTLNLPDEPVTVEGDSRRIERVLRNLLANAIDHSEGKPVVLDMVANETAVGIAVTDHGVGLKPGQEELVFNRFWRADASRKRHSGGTGLGLAIAREDAALHGGTLDAVGMVGVGSRFRLILPRTPLGPIEEEPIALEIPHAPQAPEPAEPGEGGPAIAGIAESPGLTEPASETSPEEGKPYAKPDWRKDS